From a single Xiphophorus maculatus strain JP 163 A chromosome 5, X_maculatus-5.0-male, whole genome shotgun sequence genomic region:
- the LOC102225228 gene encoding keratin, type I cytoskeletal 13-like, giving the protein MFYQQSFGSGPSVVTKQTRSYTSSAAPHKAHSVSGLSFRSGPRISSSSARMVSSGFGGMGGGFDLSKGLDQSTVHLNEKATMQNLNDRLANYLEKVRSLEAANAKLEKQIREYYEKKGPAAVKDYSHYWAIINDLKDKINAATIGNANILLQIDNSKLAADDFKTKFEHELMMRQSVEADIANLRRLLDQTTLTKADLEMQIEGLQDELAYLKKNHAEELAAMRSQLTGTVNVEVDAAPQQDLNKVMEEIRAQYEAITDKHRRDQEAWFNEKSTALNKEVAISTETIQTSKTEISDLRRTLQGLEIELQSQLSMKGALEHTLAETEARYSSMLCGYQNTINMLEAELSNVRASIEQQGQEYKMLLDIKTRLEQEIATYRKLLDSEESK; this is encoded by the exons ATGTTTTACCAGCAGAGCTTCGGCAGCGGCCCCTCGGTCGTCACCAAACAGACCCGCAGCTACACTTCCAGCGCTGCCCCCCACAAGGCCCACAGCGTGTCCGGCCTCAGCTTCAGGAGTGGGCCCCGCATCTCCTCGTCCAGCGCCCGGATGGTCTCCTCTGGGTTCGGCGGCATGGGAGGGGGTTTTGATCTGTCCAAAGGCCTGGACCAGAGCACCGTCCACCTGAACGAGAAGGCCACCATGCAGAACCTGAACGATCGTCTGGCCAACTACCTGGAGAAGGTGCGCTCCCTGGAGGCGGCCAATGCCAAGCTGGAGAAGCAGATCAGAGAGTACTACGAGAAGAAGGGCCCAGCAGCAGTGAAGGACTACAGCCACTACTGGGCCATCATCAACGATCTGAAAGACAAG ATCAACGCTGCCACCATTGGAAATGCCAACATCCTGCTTCAGATTGATAACTCCAAACTGGCAGCAGATGACTTCAAAACCAA ATTCGAACACGAGTTGATGATGCGCCAGTCCGTCGAGGCTGACATCGCCAACCTCCGCCGCCTGCTGGACCAGACCACCCTGACCAAGGCCGACCTGGAGATGCAGATCGAAGGCCTGCAGGATGAGCTCGCCTACCTGAAGAAGAACCACGCAGAG GAACTCGCAGCAATGCGCTCTCAGCTCACCGGCACAGTCAACGTAGAGGTGGACGCCGCACCTCAGCAAGACCTGAACAAAGTCATGGAGGAGATCCGCGCCCAGTATGAAGCCATCACAGATAAACATCGTCGGGACCAGGAGGCCTGGTTTAATGAGAAG tCGACAGCCCTGAACAAGGAGGTGGCCATAAGCACAGAAACCATCCAGACGTCCAAGACAGAGATCAGTGACTTGCGGCGCACACTCCAGGGTCTGGAGATCGAGCTACAGTCCCAACTCAGCATG AAAGGGGCTCTGGAACATACGTTAGCAGAAACAGAGGCCCGCTACAGCTCCATGCTCTGCGGCTACCAGAACACCATCAACATGCTGGAGGCAGAGCTCTCCAACGTGCGTGCTAGCATCGAACAGCAGGGCCAGGAATACAAGATGCTGCTGGACATCAAGACCaggctggagcaggagatcgcCACCTACAGGAAGCTGCTGGATTCGGAAGAGTCCAAGTAA
- the cenpk gene encoding centromere protein K isoform X2 has translation MGEVRADRGAAGQLSEAAESELLQQCEEQFARLEKLQNEIILCEPDICENHQEQSVNRLAATDAELKLWMSTEPSSLAANAEILLHAGKDEMLKLCSELEMVVSCCEAKRDKLRETKELEQKWLEEKKQVLLAANDHIERLRVEKEKYSEHNILLDTKAKIKKMKTYQEQLMESLGDILGKHVPPPQEESTASKKKKNIPLEISEDLVSLNTILEITRSGHRTWRCCFDTGSQ, from the exons ATG GGTGAGGTCCGGGCAGACAGAGGAGCTGCTGGACAGCTATCAGAGGCCGCGGagtctgagctgctgcagcaatGCGAGGAGCAGTTTGCTCGACTGGAGAAG ctgcagaatgAAATCATACTGTGTGAGCCAGACATCTGTGAGAATCACCAGGAACAG TCGGTAAACAGGCTGGCAGCTACGGATGCTGAACTGAAGCTGTGGATGTCCACAGAGCCGAGCT CGCTTGCGGCTAACGCAGAAATTTTACTTCATGCAGGAAAAGATGAG ATGCTCAAGCTTTGCTCCGAACTGGAGATGGTTGTTTCTTGTTGTGAAGCCAAGAGAGACAAACTGAGAGAGACTAAAGAGCT AGAGCAGAAATGGCTGGAGGAGAAGAAGCAGGTGCTATTAGCTGCCAATGATCATATCGAACGACTTCGAGTGGAAAAGGAGAAATATTCAGAGCACAA CATCCTTCTGGACACAAAagccaaaattaagaaaatgaagACTTATCAGGAACAGCTGATGGAGTCGCTGGGAGACATTCTGGGGAAACATGTCCCTCCCCCTCAGGAAGAGTCTACTGCCAGCAAAAAGAAGAAG aacattcCCCTGGAGATTAGTGAGGACCTTGTTTCCCTCAATACAATTCTTGAG ATCACACGTTCTGGCCACCGTACGTGGAGATGCTGCTTCGATACGGGATCGCAGTGA
- the cenpk gene encoding centromere protein K isoform X1 yields MGEVRADRGAAGQLSEAAESELLQQCEEQFARLEKLQNEIILCEPDICENHQEQSVNRLAATDAELKLWMSTEPSSLAANAEILLHAGKDEMLKLCSELEMVVSCCEAKRDKLRETKELEQKWLEEKKQVLLAANDHIERLRVEKEKYSEHNILLDTKAKIKKMKTYQEQLMESLGDILGKHVPPPQEESTASKKKKNIPLEISEDLVSLNTILEVLMDKVMNTPHDPYVTIDHTFWPPYVEMLLRYGIAVRHQENNFKIRLETFF; encoded by the exons ATG GGTGAGGTCCGGGCAGACAGAGGAGCTGCTGGACAGCTATCAGAGGCCGCGGagtctgagctgctgcagcaatGCGAGGAGCAGTTTGCTCGACTGGAGAAG ctgcagaatgAAATCATACTGTGTGAGCCAGACATCTGTGAGAATCACCAGGAACAG TCGGTAAACAGGCTGGCAGCTACGGATGCTGAACTGAAGCTGTGGATGTCCACAGAGCCGAGCT CGCTTGCGGCTAACGCAGAAATTTTACTTCATGCAGGAAAAGATGAG ATGCTCAAGCTTTGCTCCGAACTGGAGATGGTTGTTTCTTGTTGTGAAGCCAAGAGAGACAAACTGAGAGAGACTAAAGAGCT AGAGCAGAAATGGCTGGAGGAGAAGAAGCAGGTGCTATTAGCTGCCAATGATCATATCGAACGACTTCGAGTGGAAAAGGAGAAATATTCAGAGCACAA CATCCTTCTGGACACAAAagccaaaattaagaaaatgaagACTTATCAGGAACAGCTGATGGAGTCGCTGGGAGACATTCTGGGGAAACATGTCCCTCCCCCTCAGGAAGAGTCTACTGCCAGCAAAAAGAAGAAG aacattcCCCTGGAGATTAGTGAGGACCTTGTTTCCCTCAATACAATTCTTGAG GTTCTTATGGACAAAGTAATGAACACGCCGCACGACCCTTATGTTACAATAGATCACACGTTCTGGCCACCGTACGTGGAGATGCTGCTTCGATACGGGATCGCAGTGAGACACCAGGAGAATAACTTCAAGATCCGCCTGGAGACCTTCTTCTAA
- the LOC102224967 gene encoding stromal membrane-associated protein 1-like yields MTTRSEREKAQKLNEQHQAILSKMLREEDNKYCADCEAKGPRWASWNLGVFICIRCAGIHRNLGVHISRVKSVNLDQWTSEQIQSIQEMGNTNARQLYEANLPDSFRRPQTDQAVEFFIRDKYEKKKYYNKNAIIRSSPKDSKKEKEPDRGSKVSSYTKSEESRPAPKISPAKSSEPPMNLLGLDTPAAAASANNGSTSTNQNNDLDIFGPMVSNPLPSSTSAAQFSQGSSGTTASTPTQAPAAGCVGGGASSGSGQADLDLFSDNSSATKAEDGTKKPLSKDSILSLYGTNSMSQQVPAAGMFMGPSQMQFPVQATPGYQAFPGMGAAVPPTTVMGAMMAQSGAAMMGPNPAMMVGMTMPNGFMGNAPATGMMGMAPRMMGPQGAPMPAGMMPAQGMYAMQPGQQTQWNMGQVSQQMSGMTLNGAGGQMAFGQPPSAMGGWAGAAGSGQTLSTQLWK; encoded by the exons ATGACGACCCGCTCGGAGAGAGAGAAGGCCCAGAAACTTAACGAGCAGCACCAGGCCATCCTGTCCAAAATGCTGAGGGAGGAAGACAACAAGTACTGCGCCGACTGCGAAGCGAAAG GTCCAAGATGGGCATCCTGGAATCTGGGAGTTTTCATCTGCATCCGGTGTGCAGGCATCCACAGGAACCTGGGAGTACACATATCCAGAGTGAAATCAGTCAACCTGGACCAGTGGACCTCAGAGCAGATCCAG AGCATTCAGGAAATGGGTAACACCAATGCCAGGCAGCTTTATGAAGCCAACCTTCCAGACAGCTTCAGAAGACCTCAGACAGACCA AGCAGTGGAATTCTTCATCAGGGATAAATACGAAAAGAAGAAATACTACAACAAGAATGCAATAATTAGAAGCAGT CCAAAAGATAGTAAGAAAGAGAAGGAGCCGGACAGAGGGAGCAAGGTGTCTTCTTACACCAAG AGTGAAGAGTCCAGGCCAGCTCCCAAAATAAGTCCTGCAAAGTCTTCAGAGCCCCCTATGAACCTACTAGGCCTTG ACACGCCCGCCGCTGCAGCATCAGCTAACAATGGTAGCACAAGCACAAACCAGAACAATGACCTGGATATATTTGGCCCCATGGTGTCCAACCCTCTGCCATCATCCACATCTGCAGCTCAGTTTTCTCAG GGGAGCTCCGGCACCACGGCCAGCACTCCGACACAAGCTCCGGCTGCGGGATGCGTGGGAGGCGGAGCCAGCTCAGGCTCAGGGCAGGCCGACCTGGACCTGTTCAGCGACAACAGTAGCGCCACTAAAGCCGAGGACGGAACCAAGAAGCCGTTGTCCAAGGACTCGATTCTGTCTCTGTATGGAACAAACAGCATGTCCCAGCAAGTCCCTGCTG CCGGGATGTTTATGGGCCCCTCTCAGATGCAGTTTCCTGTGCAGGCCACCCCGGGTTATCAGGCCTTTCCTGGCATGGGAGCAGCTGTGCCGCCCACCACCGTCATGGGTGCAATGATGGCCCAGAGCGGGGCAGCCATGATGGGGCCCAATCCCGCCATGATGGTGGGCATGACGATGCCGAACGGCTTCATGGGAAACGCGCCTGCCACCGGAATGATGGGAATGGCCCCCAGGATGATGGGACCTCAGGGTGCGCCGATGCCTGCAGGCATGATGCCCGCTCAGGGGATGTACGCCATGCAGCCGGGACAGCAGACTCAGTGGAACATGGGTCAG GTGAGCCAGCAGATGTCAGGGATGACTCTGAACGGCGCCGGGGGCCAGATGGCCTTCGGTCAGCCTCCTTCAGCCATGGGCGGTTGGGCCGGCGCCGCCGGATCCGGTCAGACTCTGAGCACGCAGCTATGGAAGTGA